Proteins from a genomic interval of Pseudomonas sp. RC10:
- a CDS encoding helix-turn-helix domain-containing protein, producing the protein MTHALRAIHILAFPNVQLLDVTGPLQVFASANEHAVEQGFETPYAPAVIARQEGSVVSWAGLGLHTQPLPETPSDTLIIAGGRGVHTALKDQTLVQWVRDQAAGARRVASVCTGAFLLAEAGLLDGHRVVTHWDSCDQLAVGYPALQVDPEPIFINEDALWTSAGVTAGIDLALAMVEADLGRPVALAVARDLVVFLKRPGGQSQFSTALSMQHATRSQDSRFGDLHAWMLDNLASDLSVATLAAQVGMSERSFVRHYRAHTGNTPARAIEQLRVEAARRLLGDSALPIKRIADRCGFGTEETLRRSFMRAVAVTPQAYRERFSAG; encoded by the coding sequence ATGACCCACGCCCTCAGAGCCATCCATATCCTGGCCTTCCCCAATGTGCAGTTGCTTGATGTGACCGGTCCGTTGCAGGTCTTCGCCTCGGCCAACGAACACGCAGTGGAACAAGGCTTCGAAACCCCGTACGCCCCTGCCGTCATCGCCAGACAAGAAGGCAGCGTCGTGTCCTGGGCGGGCTTGGGTCTGCACACGCAACCCCTGCCGGAAACGCCCTCGGACACTTTGATCATTGCAGGTGGTCGAGGGGTTCACACCGCGTTGAAGGATCAGACGCTGGTGCAATGGGTGCGTGATCAGGCGGCAGGTGCGCGGCGGGTAGCGTCGGTCTGCACTGGCGCCTTTTTGCTGGCGGAAGCGGGGTTGCTGGACGGGCATCGCGTGGTGACCCATTGGGACAGTTGCGACCAACTGGCCGTCGGCTACCCGGCCTTGCAGGTCGACCCCGAGCCAATCTTCATCAACGAAGACGCGCTGTGGACCTCGGCTGGCGTGACGGCGGGCATCGACCTGGCACTGGCGATGGTTGAAGCCGACCTCGGACGCCCGGTGGCACTGGCCGTGGCGCGGGACCTGGTGGTGTTTCTCAAACGGCCAGGGGGACAATCGCAGTTCAGCACCGCGCTGTCGATGCAGCACGCCACGCGCAGTCAGGACAGCCGCTTTGGCGATTTGCACGCCTGGATGCTCGACAACCTCGCGAGCGACCTTTCCGTCGCCACCCTCGCCGCCCAAGTGGGCATGAGTGAACGCAGCTTCGTCCGCCATTACCGCGCCCACACCGGCAACACCCCAGCCCGCGCCATCGAACAGTTGCGGGTCGAAGCGGCACGCCGGTTGTTGGGAGACAGCGCCTTGCCGATCAAACGCATCGCCGACCGTTGCGGTTTCGGCACCGAAGAAACCCTGCGCCGCAGCTTCATGCGCGCGGTGGCGGTGACCCCGCAGGCGTATCGGGAGCGGTTTAGTGCAGGGTG
- a CDS encoding DJ-1/PfpI family protein, with the protein MTLHIGLLVFPKVQQLDLTGPYDVFASLPGVTVHLVWKNLDPLLSSTGLGLIPTQTYENCPDLDVICVPGGVGIDALLEDAESLAFIQRQAANAQYVTSVCTGALVLGAAGLLEGKRATTHWASHGLLEKFGAIPVHERVVRDGNLMTGGGVTAGIDFALTLISELFDADTAQAAQLQIEYAPAPPFDSGRPDTAPAHILALAQQRAAAGLEARRQIVERVAANR; encoded by the coding sequence ATGACCCTGCACATCGGCCTGCTGGTCTTTCCCAAGGTTCAACAACTCGACCTCACCGGTCCTTATGACGTGTTCGCCAGCCTGCCGGGCGTCACAGTGCACCTGGTCTGGAAAAACCTCGATCCGTTGCTGTCGAGCACCGGCCTCGGGTTGATTCCGACCCAGACTTATGAAAACTGCCCGGACCTTGACGTCATCTGCGTGCCTGGCGGTGTCGGCATCGATGCGCTGCTGGAAGACGCCGAGTCCTTGGCGTTCATCCAGCGTCAGGCAGCAAACGCGCAATACGTGACGTCCGTCTGCACCGGCGCGCTGGTGCTGGGTGCAGCAGGGTTGCTGGAAGGCAAGCGCGCGACCACGCACTGGGCGTCTCACGGTTTGCTGGAGAAATTCGGGGCGATTCCGGTTCATGAACGTGTCGTTCGGGATGGCAACCTGATGACCGGTGGCGGCGTAACGGCGGGGATCGATTTCGCTCTGACCCTGATCAGCGAACTCTTCGATGCAGACACCGCGCAGGCCGCTCAGCTGCAAATCGAATACGCGCCCGCGCCGCCGTTCGATTCAGGCCGTCCGGACACCGCGCCCGCTCACATCCTTGCCCTCGCCCAGCAGCGTGCGGCCGCTGGGCTGGAAGCGCGTCGGCAGATCGTAGAGCGCGTGGCGGCCAACCGCTAA
- a CDS encoding TetR/AcrR family transcriptional regulator, which produces MTAPERLTDRKRESIVQAAIAEFRDNGFEVTSMDRIAARAEVSKRTVYNHFPSKEELFSEMLHRLWARATAQPEAIYRPGVALRDQLRDLLDAKMKTLADSNFLDLARVAISATIHSPERAQAWVNRLNEREETFTVWVRGAQQDGRLKAVEPGFAASQIHALLKAFAFWPQVTLNEPILTPEKQASVVESALDLFLCWYEIPLQARTA; this is translated from the coding sequence ATGACTGCGCCCGAACGACTGACCGACCGAAAACGTGAATCCATCGTGCAGGCAGCCATTGCCGAATTTCGCGACAACGGTTTCGAGGTCACCAGCATGGACCGCATCGCCGCTCGGGCTGAGGTCTCCAAGCGCACTGTCTACAACCATTTCCCGAGCAAGGAAGAGCTGTTCTCGGAAATGCTCCATCGCTTATGGGCACGGGCCACGGCACAGCCCGAGGCCATCTATCGGCCCGGCGTGGCCTTGCGCGATCAACTGCGCGACTTGCTCGACGCCAAAATGAAAACCCTGGCTGACAGCAACTTCCTCGACCTCGCGCGCGTCGCCATCAGCGCCACCATTCACTCCCCCGAACGCGCCCAAGCATGGGTCAACCGCCTCAACGAACGCGAAGAGACGTTTACCGTCTGGGTGCGAGGCGCCCAGCAGGACGGCCGTTTGAAAGCCGTCGAGCCGGGGTTCGCTGCGTCGCAGATTCACGCGTTGCTCAAGGCGTTCGCGTTCTGGCCGCAGGTCACCCTCAACGAACCGATCCTGACGCCCGAAAAACAGGCGTCCGTGGTGGAGTCGGCGCTGGACCTCTTCCTCTGTTGGTACGAAATACCGTTGCAGGCCCGAACCGCTTAG
- a CDS encoding MBL fold metallo-hydrolase, which translates to MASIEKNLDNATPLPVLSREEGRYRNQKPMQRSGFLKTLRIFWNAMVNKPRHTRPVGEIPVQPLSRQQLLAAPNNTVYRLGHSTVLLKLRNQYFLTDPVFAERASPIQWAGPQRFHQPPISLEDLPPLKAVILSHNHYDHLDHMTIQVLKDKAEHFIAPLGVGDTLIEWGVPAEKVQQLNWWQSTEIHGIRFVATPAQHFSGRSLRDGNQTLWCSWVMLDGEQRIFFSGDTGYHAGFKLIGEEYGPFDLTLMETGAYNVDWPDVHMQPEETLQAHIDVRGKWLLPIHNGTFDLAMHAWHEPFDRILALAWDRSISITTPEMGQPFYIDYPSRGEAWWMKVEKASETPAKRRHSRRCNRQQAASRG; encoded by the coding sequence ATGGCCTCGATCGAAAAAAACCTCGATAACGCTACCCCGTTGCCCGTTCTTTCTCGCGAGGAGGGCCGCTACCGCAACCAGAAGCCGATGCAGCGCTCCGGGTTCCTGAAGACGCTGCGGATTTTCTGGAACGCCATGGTCAACAAACCTCGCCACACCCGTCCGGTCGGCGAGATTCCGGTCCAGCCGCTGTCTCGCCAGCAATTGCTGGCCGCGCCGAACAACACGGTGTATCGCCTGGGCCATTCGACGGTGCTGCTCAAGCTGCGCAATCAATACTTTCTGACCGATCCGGTGTTTGCCGAGCGTGCGTCGCCGATTCAATGGGCAGGTCCACAGCGTTTTCACCAGCCGCCGATCAGCCTTGAGGACCTGCCGCCACTGAAAGCGGTGATTCTGTCGCACAACCACTACGATCACCTCGACCACATGACCATCCAGGTGCTCAAGGACAAGGCTGAGCACTTCATCGCGCCGCTGGGCGTGGGCGACACGCTGATCGAATGGGGCGTGCCGGCCGAGAAGGTCCAGCAACTGAACTGGTGGCAGTCGACGGAGATTCACGGCATTCGCTTCGTCGCCACGCCCGCCCAGCATTTCTCCGGGCGCAGCCTGCGCGACGGCAACCAGACGCTGTGGTGTTCGTGGGTGATGCTCGATGGCGAGCAACGGATTTTCTTCAGCGGCGACACCGGCTACCACGCGGGCTTCAAGCTGATCGGCGAGGAGTACGGCCCGTTCGACCTGACGCTCATGGAAACCGGCGCCTACAACGTCGACTGGCCAGACGTGCACATGCAGCCGGAAGAAACCCTGCAAGCGCACATCGACGTGCGCGGTAAATGGCTGTTGCCGATCCACAACGGCACGTTCGACCTGGCGATGCATGCCTGGCACGAACCATTCGACCGGATTCTGGCACTGGCCTGGGATCGGAGTATCTCGATCACCACACCGGAAATGGGCCAGCCGTTCTACATCGATTACCCGAGCCGAGGCGAGGCGTGGTGGATGAAAGTCGAAAAAGCGTCGGAGACCCCGGCGAAGCGTCGCCACAGTCGGCGATGCAACCGACAGCAGGCCGCGAGCCGCGGGTAG
- a CDS encoding FAD-dependent oxidoreductase, whose protein sequence is MAMHRVASLADLRRDRGIQVEAGEKKVVLVRHGDEVRAYQAECPHAGAPLADGAVCNGHLICPWHKAEFAISDGHLCEPPALDALTRYPLQVIDDQIHVDDQALSVEHDTRPDDDRCFVIIGAGAAGTAAACALREKGFNGRLLLVDREVAPGYDRTALSKFVLAADMRPDETPPLRDDAFYDENHIERIEGEVMKLDVVNKRLTLSDGRRFAYDAVLITTGGEPRALPLIGADLPQVLTLRSRDDAKKILAAAKPGKQALIVGDSFIGLEAASALRKHGVNVTVLAHHEVPFADQLGERIGKALRALHEQNGVLFRTHVDVSRFEGDGHGGKKRLETALLNNGERLPVDLALIGIGVSPSTQFVDGLQLEKDGSLSVDSGMKAGKDVWAAGDIATFPINGQPLRIEHWRLAQQQARIAASNMLGAEKHYSDVPYFWTFHFGKRLDYLGHAAEWDDIVYLGEPETFEFLALICKQGAVAAVVGCKREREVALLAERMKQPLFKDEALMLIKQMSEGA, encoded by the coding sequence ATGGCAATGCATCGAGTCGCGAGCCTGGCCGATCTTCGTCGAGATCGCGGGATTCAGGTTGAAGCAGGCGAGAAAAAAGTCGTACTGGTGCGCCATGGCGATGAGGTTCGCGCTTATCAGGCGGAATGCCCTCACGCGGGCGCGCCCCTGGCCGACGGTGCGGTGTGCAACGGCCATTTGATCTGTCCGTGGCACAAAGCAGAATTTGCCATTTCCGACGGGCATCTGTGCGAACCGCCTGCGCTGGACGCCCTGACCCGCTACCCGCTGCAAGTGATCGACGATCAGATTCACGTCGACGATCAAGCGCTTTCTGTCGAGCACGACACCCGCCCCGACGACGACCGCTGCTTTGTCATCATCGGCGCCGGTGCCGCCGGAACGGCCGCCGCGTGCGCGTTGCGGGAAAAAGGCTTTAATGGCCGCCTGTTGCTGGTGGACCGGGAGGTTGCGCCGGGTTACGACCGGACGGCGCTGAGCAAATTCGTACTCGCGGCCGACATGCGCCCCGACGAAACCCCGCCCCTTCGCGACGACGCGTTTTACGACGAAAACCACATCGAGCGTATCGAAGGCGAGGTCATGAAGCTGGACGTCGTCAACAAGCGTCTGACCTTGTCGGACGGCCGCCGCTTTGCCTACGACGCCGTACTGATCACCACCGGTGGCGAACCGCGTGCCCTGCCGTTGATTGGCGCGGACCTGCCGCAAGTCCTGACCCTGCGTTCCCGTGACGATGCGAAGAAAATCCTCGCCGCCGCCAAGCCGGGCAAACAGGCACTGATCGTCGGCGACAGCTTCATCGGCCTGGAAGCCGCGTCCGCGCTGCGCAAACACGGGGTTAACGTGACCGTGCTCGCCCACCACGAGGTGCCCTTCGCCGATCAATTAGGCGAGCGAATCGGTAAAGCGTTGCGCGCCCTTCATGAGCAAAATGGCGTGCTGTTTCGCACCCATGTGGACGTTAGCCGCTTCGAAGGCGATGGACATGGGGGGAAGAAACGTCTGGAAACCGCCTTGCTGAATAACGGTGAGCGGCTGCCGGTGGACCTCGCGCTGATCGGCATTGGCGTCTCCCCGTCCACACAATTTGTCGACGGCCTGCAACTGGAAAAAGACGGTTCGCTGAGCGTGGACTCAGGGATGAAAGCAGGCAAGGACGTGTGGGCGGCGGGCGACATCGCCACCTTCCCGATCAATGGCCAGCCCCTGCGGATCGAACACTGGCGGTTGGCGCAACAGCAGGCGCGGATCGCCGCAAGCAACATGCTGGGCGCTGAAAAACATTACAGCGACGTGCCGTATTTCTGGACCTTCCATTTCGGTAAGCGGCTGGACTATCTGGGTCACGCGGCCGAATGGGACGATATCGTTTACCTCGGCGAACCGGAGACCTTCGAGTTTCTGGCGCTGATCTGCAAGCAAGGGGCCGTTGCTGCCGTGGTCGGTTGCAAGCGCGAACGGGAAGTCGCCCTGCTGGCCGAACGCATGAAACAGCCCTTGTTCAAGGACGAGGCGCTGATGCTGATCAAGCAAATGAGCGAAGGTGCGTGA
- a CDS encoding GFA family protein, whose amino-acid sequence MHLEGSCHCGAVEFSLNSAHPYPYQRCYCSICRKTQGGGGYAINLGGDAKSLKVKGKSSIAIYHAKMRDDEHKHVHTSSAERHFCQQCGSALWLFSPEWPELIHPFASAIDTPLPTPPEHTHLLLDSKASWVEVQAGPKDQQFEQYPEESIADWHQRLGLER is encoded by the coding sequence ATGCATCTGGAAGGTTCCTGCCATTGCGGCGCGGTGGAGTTCAGCCTGAACAGCGCCCACCCCTACCCCTATCAACGCTGCTATTGCTCGATCTGCCGCAAGACTCAAGGCGGAGGCGGCTATGCCATCAATCTCGGTGGCGACGCCAAAAGCCTGAAGGTCAAAGGCAAAAGCAGCATCGCCATCTACCACGCGAAGATGCGCGACGATGAACACAAACACGTGCACACCAGCAGCGCCGAGCGGCATTTCTGTCAGCAGTGCGGCAGTGCATTGTGGCTGTTCAGCCCGGAATGGCCGGAGCTGATTCACCCGTTCGCCTCCGCCATCGACACGCCCCTGCCCACCCCGCCCGAGCACACGCACCTATTGCTCGACTCCAAGGCGTCGTGGGTCGAAGTCCAGGCCGGGCCGAAGGATCAGCAGTTCGAACAGTATCCGGAAGAGTCAATTGCCGACTGGCATCAACGCCTGGGTTTAGAGCGGTGA
- a CDS encoding methyl-accepting chemotaxis protein: protein MNLRNLTIARRAGLGFTLISLLVALLGWFALSQMSTIRQSEVAVESNWMPSMRLVSEIREAMLRIRTISLRMALDTDPKSVGTYKGQMDARVKVLNDKLGTLDTFIDTPEEKVLYDKFRSTLADYQRGLSQSFVLAESGDSKAMNTLLLVDMKTAVDNSGAQLGDLTDFYSQQVEQEGKAAESQYRASRNVVLVFVLIAALATVILALWLTRSIIQPLEDAVTAAEFVAKGDLTHDIRVEGKDEVTRLLTALRLMQTNLRGTLSLIGSSASQLASAATALNTVTEDSHRGLNRQNAEIEQAATAVNEMTSAVEEVARNAVSTSQASSESNDAAQDGQARVIETVTSIQNLSSNVQHTSVLVQTLADQSQDIGKVLDVIRSIAEQTNLLALNAAIEAARAGESGRGFAVVADEVRALAHRTQQSTLEIDKMVSTMRSGSSDALASMLVSRTRATETLELAQGAGESLTRITSSINQISERNLVIASAAEEQAQVAREVDRNIVNIRDLSQQSSSGANQISASSTELSRLAGELNQVVTRFRV, encoded by the coding sequence ATGAACCTACGCAACCTCACCATCGCCCGACGTGCGGGCCTCGGTTTTACCCTGATTTCCCTGCTGGTCGCGTTGCTGGGCTGGTTTGCATTAAGCCAGATGTCCACCATCCGTCAGAGCGAGGTAGCGGTTGAGAGTAACTGGATGCCGAGCATGCGGCTGGTCAGCGAGATTCGCGAAGCCATGTTGCGCATCCGCACGATTTCGCTGCGCATGGCGCTGGACACCGATCCCAAGAGCGTCGGCACCTATAAGGGCCAGATGGACGCACGGGTCAAGGTGCTGAACGACAAACTGGGGACCCTCGACACGTTCATCGACACCCCTGAAGAGAAGGTGTTGTACGACAAATTCCGCAGTACGCTGGCCGATTACCAGCGCGGCCTTAGCCAGTCGTTCGTGTTGGCGGAAAGTGGCGATTCGAAGGCCATGAACACGTTGCTGCTGGTGGACATGAAAACCGCCGTCGATAATTCGGGCGCGCAACTCGGCGACCTGACGGACTTCTATTCGCAGCAGGTCGAACAGGAAGGCAAGGCTGCAGAGTCTCAGTACCGCGCCTCGCGCAATGTTGTGTTGGTGTTCGTGCTGATCGCGGCGCTGGCGACCGTCATCCTGGCCCTGTGGCTGACCCGCAGCATCATCCAGCCGCTCGAAGACGCGGTCACGGCGGCGGAATTCGTCGCCAAGGGCGATCTGACCCACGATATTCGCGTCGAAGGCAAGGATGAGGTCACGCGTCTGCTGACCGCGCTGCGTCTGATGCAAACCAATCTGCGCGGCACCTTGAGCCTGATCGGCAGTTCTGCCAGCCAATTGGCTTCGGCCGCCACCGCTCTCAATACGGTCACCGAAGACAGCCATCGCGGGCTCAATCGACAGAACGCGGAAATCGAACAGGCCGCGACGGCGGTCAACGAAATGACCTCTGCCGTGGAAGAAGTGGCGCGCAACGCGGTGTCCACGTCCCAGGCGTCCAGCGAATCCAACGACGCGGCGCAAGACGGGCAAGCGCGGGTGATTGAAACCGTGACCTCGATCCAGAACCTCTCCAGCAACGTGCAACACACCTCGGTACTGGTGCAGACCCTGGCCGATCAGTCTCAGGACATCGGCAAGGTGCTGGACGTGATTCGTTCCATCGCGGAGCAAACCAATCTGCTGGCGCTGAACGCCGCCATCGAGGCCGCACGCGCCGGGGAGTCGGGACGCGGCTTTGCGGTAGTCGCCGATGAGGTGCGCGCACTGGCCCATCGCACCCAACAATCGACGCTTGAAATCGACAAGATGGTCTCGACCATGCGCAGCGGTTCCAGCGACGCGCTGGCGTCCATGTTGGTCAGCCGCACGCGGGCGACGGAAACGCTGGAACTGGCGCAAGGCGCGGGGGAGTCGCTGACCCGCATCACCTCGTCGATCAACCAGATTTCCGAACGCAACCTGGTCATCGCCAGCGCCGCCGAAGAACAGGCGCAAGTGGCGCGGGAAGTGGACCGCAACATCGTCAACATCCGCGACCTGTCGCAACAGTCGTCCTCCGGTGCCAACCAGATCAGCGCGTCCAGCACTGAGCTGTCGCGCCTCGCGGGGGAGTTGAATCAGGTGGTGACGCGGTTTCGCGTGTGA